The Kwoniella bestiolae CBS 10118 chromosome 5, complete sequence genomic interval TTGGTGACCTCTCGTCTAACAACGAATTTTCTAAcgtcatcttccttggaCAAGTTGAAGAACTTTCTGATCTTGGTGGCTCTCTTGGGACCCAATCGTTTGGGGAGGACGGTGTCGGTGAGACCTGGGATATCCTTTTCACCTTGCTTGACAATGGCGACGGCGAGGACACCAATGTCGTTTCCGACGATACATCCTCGGACGGACTATGAATTCAATCAATGACCTCGTCAGCTCACTGAATCACTGACGATGCACAGGAGCGACCCTCAGACCcacctttctctttctctcacCGTCTCGTCGAGCTCGGTAACAGGAGTGTCCATCAGCAAGGAGGAGTCGGGTTCTGTTTTGGAGAAGGACACCTATAACGATCCAACAACATCAGTATAACCATTCCACCAATCCCTACATCCTCCAGAAGCCaataaacccaccttgttTCATGGGGAAACCTTGCTTGTCGTTACCACCAGTAACTCTAACGACGTAACCGGCGAATTCCTCTCCGAGGGAGTCGATGGGGACCTCTTGACCCATTCTCTTTTCTAAGAAGACTCGACTATGATAACGACGACAACAGAATCAGCATAACATTCCCTCACTCTAcaccttgatctcatcctcctaACCGTATTCATCCTCCCTTGACTTCAACAACATATCCAGTCCGGTCCATCCAATATTGtccttttctccttctctgtTCCTCCATCGAAAAGAACGAGACTCACGTCTTTCTCTCATCCTCGAAGTCAACGAGCTTTTGAGCGCCAGTGGCAGGGTTGGAGAAGTTGACCTTCATTTTGAATCTttaaggatgaggagaagggaaaggtgatgaacgacgatgaagaagtatTTGATGATATCCAACGCAGAGTGAGAGCAACAGCAAAGCATACCGACCAGCACAGTATGGAGAATTACACCCATTCTACATTTTTGCACAACTCTCAATTTCTCGCATTTATGCCACCGCAAAGATATCGCCGCGGAGTTTGGGGGCGCTCCCCCGGCGTTTTGTTCCCTACATTTTAGGTGCGTCGCGGCGATATCTCTCTCATTTCAAAAGTGGCATGTTACTGGAAATTGGGACTTGTAATTTTCACCATTCATGCGCTGGTCGTCGTTCCCGTTACCCTAGCACACCAATTTGGCTTCATCTTCAGTCCCAACGATCAGCCTGTTAgtctcttcatccatcaagaACTGCGTGAgtccaccttgatcatcaccatctccccTGCTCGCCATCTGACAGACCTTGTTTGGACATACAGTGCGGCTCCCCTATCTTCCCTCGTCGGTAAATCAGCAGTAACAAAAAACAATCTTTCAAAATGGGTCGGTAAGTTAGGAGTTTCATTGTGAGGAAAGGTCATGGAGGACATGgtagaaaggagaaagatcaTTGCTGGAGGACATGGCAACATGTGTTGGACTGCAatggaggatggaagagacACAGGGGCTAGAGCATCTTATGGTCACGGCTATACAGATTGCTGACAGTGAGCTCTCAATAGAATGCACTCCTCCGGAAAGGGTATGTCCGCCTCTGCCCTCCCTTACAGAAGATCTCAACCATCTTGGTCCAAGGCCACCCCCGAGGAAGTCTCCGACCAAATCTTCAAGCTTGCTCGAAGAGGTCTCTCCCCATCTCAAATCGGTGTTGTCCTTAGAGACTCTCACGGTATCCCCCAAGTTAAGAATGTTACCGGTAACAAGATCTTGAGAATCCTCAAGACCAacggtgagtttggtgtTTTGTTGTGTTGCGATGGGCAGAACGAGATCATATTCAGTGTGCTCGAGGATGATCATCATTTTCTTGTGACATTTTACTGATATCtgtatctccatcttccaggTCTCGCCCCTTCCATCCCCGAGGACATgtaccacctcatcaagaAGGCCGTCTCCGTCCGAAAGCACCTCGAGAGAAACAGAGCCGACAAGGATGGTAAATTGTGAGTTTGCCTTTCACATTTACAGAGTTGTCGACACGTTCCTAGACCACTGGCGCTGAttttttcttctccttactCCAGCCGAATGATTCTCATCGAATCCAGAATCCACAGACTTGCTCGATACTACATTAAGACTCAACAACTCCCTGCCACCTTCAAATACGAGGCCGCTACCGCTTCTACCCTTGTCGCTTAAGCGGGTTGAGGATAGATAGGCAGTTAGGTTGAATTGATATTAGGGATGCattgatctttcttctctaAAAACGATTGTCCGCTCTCATCTTGTAAGAGTCTTTGCATGGTCTCTCGATTCGTTTGTCATTGGCAAGAAACATCTGAGACCAACCAAAAGTTGGAATTATTAGTACAGATTTCGACATGAAGAAAGCTGAATCGCTCTGCTGACTCCTTTCTCATATCTGACTGTTGCAAATAAGTCGAATTTGACATATATGGTACAtgactgatactgatacaaACTATATAAATGCGGGGTATACACATATCACACCTCGGACCTTTTCGCAAGTCCAACCGAACTTCTTACTAGACCAGAGTGAGTCACTGAAATTATGGATCCTTTCGAAGCGTAATCAAGTAGCATACTTGCTAGTATACTCAGCGGCCTTCTTATCAAACCCCTTCCTATCAGTCCTATATTGTTCGGCCTGATCACAAGATTCTCTCTTCAGCTAATCATTCAATCGTAATGAAGAAAGCTGGGATGAAACTTACGATAGAGGATACGAGTGGGTCATCGGGGTTGGGAGTTTCAATCAGATCGTATATCGCTTCGAGGACTACGTTTTGCATGAACCATTTGATCAGTTCGGGCCAACGACTAGATGACGTCTTTGACAATGAATGGACTGGAGCTGAgagcggagaaggaggaagatgtagaTTGAAATGAAATGTCAGACGTACCCCCTGTCATCTTGGTGGCGGGCTTCCAATTCTCAGTCTTGAGAAGACCGATACACAAGCTATGTGGGAGGTATCAGTGATTTTGTCTCACCACAACGTTGACAGGACCACGCCTAGTGAACGTGTGAAGAGCTGgtatgatcttgattttcAGACAGAAGAGATCAGAAGAGTTAAGGAAAGTTGACTCACTTTCCATCGCTATCGACGTTGGGGTGGTACATCTTAGTCTTGAAAAGGAGCTACATTATTGCAGAACCGTCAGCTTCGCCCTTCGCATATAAAGTCGCttgaggagagagagagtcgAGGTGTTTTCATCTGAAGTCgagggaaaagaggaaaacTCACCACAGGTGGTTTGAACGGATAATCCTTCGTGAAATCAGCTGTCAACTTGAATTTACCTTTCTGATAAGGTGTGTTGGGCTACAATCATGAATGAGGAGCGTAATCAATCAGCAATTGTAACTTTATCGCCATAGTCGATACCATCCGCTCGTGACATCATGCCGAGCTCTCTCCTTTACACCTGACTGACCACTGCTTGtcccaccctctcaccaCATATCACTTATATCCCTCTACGTAATGAAGAAGTCCATTGTGGGAAGGACAAGGAAGAGAGTGCTTACAGGTCCAGTAATGGTGATTGTCCAAATCTGAAAATTATCTTCATCCGGTACAACCTGAATCCCCTTCGGAGGTGAATTCATCAGATCTCCCAACTCCTATGATGATGCAACGGAATATCAGTCCAAGTTTACTTGTATATCCGACAGTCTGCGTTTAGAGCGAGGGATTTATACGATACCAAGATGAGAACATGATGCGAACGCTCTCAAGAGCTTGGTGGTCGTGCTCGCCACCATTAGGGCtgggggaaggagggaaggaaggaaggaaggaaggaaggatggcAGAAGGAAGTTGAGAACTTACTTTTTGGATACGTCTTGTTGAAGTCGAAGCCATGattactcttcttctctcttctcaaACAAATTCGACTGGATCGTGGGTGCTTTCTACTTTGAAATGATGGATCTGCTAtatgttgttgatgtatgTGAGAGTATAAGAGAATAGAAGATATCATGATGCTACTTACCATTCGAGTACCCTCTCGTTCGGTagtcaacctccactttcctTTTCCTAGTGTGTGGCAAACTACAGTACTGCCGTCATAATGTCCCGTCATACATGTATTGATCGAGATAACCGGAATGTAACATGCAGTGCAGCACGAAGACAATGTGACAGACTGCATTAcgatccatccatctgaCCCAGAAGATAATTCTAGGATTCGAGAACGTAAAGAGATGAATcaggaaagaaaaggagTATTGGATCTCATTCGTAAACATTTCGTTAGGTTGAACAAACAATATTGAATTGACCAGAATTAGATTGACTATAAAGAAAAAAAGAACGGGGGCATCATCTAGCAGGGTACGTATATGAGATATGACTATGCACAGGATCTATATCTAGTTGACTAGTTGAAAGGTAGGGATACGAGGATGTCGGATAGTATCGATGTTGATTGAGGGAGGTTTCGTGATATACTGGATCATGGTGTCCATATCTGCATAAACCGATATATCAGCTCCGATTCGTCCTTCCTTACGCTTATCAAGATTGACCAAGTCAGATGAGTTCgataaacccaccttgacagTCTGATCCACACTCCCCGTAGCCAACACATTTATCCTCCTCGGCCCACtattctcctcatccttcttcttcccaccgGCAGCATCACCATTAACCACCACCTCATTATTCTGATTCCCACCTATCAGTGCTCTACCCCACGACATGGACGTGACGAAATGACCATGAGCATCTATCGTCTTCGTGCATCGTCCGTTCGCCAGATCCCATATCTTTATGGTCTTATCGTCTGAGGCTGAGAGCAGGTATTTGCCTGAAGGATGGAATACTAATGCTCGGATCCAGTTATCGTGGCCGACCTGATAACAAGTTCACGTATCAGCGATGTTGTCACGTACGATATGAAGATCACTTTCGGATCAAGGTTATTGGAGTTGTGGGATTTCCCATATTCCagtgggaagggatgagagTCAGTTATGGGGTGAGATCGACTCACAAATGACCGTAAACATTGACCTGAAATGGCATCCCATAGTTTTATCGTCTTATCCCTCGAACCGGTCACAACAAATGCACCAGGTGATTTCGCCCTGCTATCTCCTGCTGGTGGATTCTGCAATTGCAAAGCGATCGACAAGATCGTCAGCTGACCCTGCTCTGCACTTGTGCCAAGTTCGGAAGAGGGAGCTCACACCTAGACCTGCTAACTCCCTTATCGCAGGATAACAATTCACAGGAGCGAATATCGCGCATTCCAATACATGTTCATGCCCCCTCAGTTCTATCTTGGTTTCGCCAGTTGCGAAATCCCATATACGTGATGTCTGTACACATGATCTATCAGCCACGTGTCGCTCGGAGGACTATATGAAAGCTGATCCGAGGTATGagaaactcacctgatcattCGAACAGCTCACTAACCACTTGCCATCGTCTGACGGTACGACGCCACGTACCCATTCCGAATGTCCCGTAAATGTTTTAACGCAGTATCTAGTAAGAAGTTTGTGTATCAGCTAAGAACCCTGCGTGTCGACAACTTCGTTTTCTTTCGATACCACAGTCTCTTTTTGGCCGGGGATCCATGGAGCAATGACAGATTCTACGATAGGATTTTTGCAACCACCGCGTTGGGCGTCCATAGACATCGTCATAACATTCCTTTCAAATCCAGACCCGACAACAAGGATCAtagatcactcacccactGGCAACCTCCCAGACTTTTATAGTCTTATCCCTACTTGCCGATACCAACTTCTCACCATCTGGCGTAAACCGCACGCTTGATACCGAATGATCATGTCCATGTAATGTTTTCACATTCGTATATTCGTTCGAAGTATCCCATACTTTTATCGTCAAATCGGATGAACACGTTACTGAGtgagaaaggagagatgaggtgTTAGCACATCTCTACGAGCCCTCTTGACTATCACTTGATTTGCTCATTCTCTTATACAGTCCATCACATCCCTCTGTCCTATATACTTTGATAATATCCCACTACCGCCgttccctttctctccctcattgCTATCACCAATCCACCGACATTCCAATCCCCTATCCTTGCGATTCTCTACTACCCATAAGATATATAATCCTCGAAAcagacaactcacccatcagcCCCCCCTTCGCATCGAAATCCACATCCCCCACACTCTTCGTATGCCCCTTCAACGTCCGTTCCATCTCCCCCgactcccaatcccaaatctTCACCGTCGAATCCTCACTCGCACTGGCCAATACCGTCCAGGTAGGGTGGAAGCTCACTTTGGTTATGGGAGCCCTGTGGGAAGTGAGGGTATGTCGAGCTGGAGC includes:
- a CDS encoding 40S ribosomal protein eS6, yielding MKVNFSNPATGAQKLVDFEDERKTRVFLEKRMGQEVPIDSLGEEFAGYVVRVTGGNDKQGFPMKQGVLLQNRTRLLLADGHSCYRARRDGERKRKSVRGCIVGNDIGVLAVAIVKQGEKDIPGLTDTVLPKRLGPKRATKIRKFFNLSKEDDVRKFVVRREVTKKNGKTTTKAPKIQRLVTPLRLQRKRHLRSLKKRRTESQKETVADYKAALAKHAEEKKTHNAAVKAAKKARRSA
- a CDS encoding 40S ribosomal protein uS15, which produces MHSSGKGMSASALPYRRSQPSWSKATPEEVSDQIFKLARRGLSPSQIGVVLRDSHGIPQVKNVTGNKILRILKTNGLAPSIPEDMYHLIKKAVSVRKHLERNRADKDGKFRMILIESRIHRLARYYIKTQQLPATFKYEAATASTLVA
- a CDS encoding nuclear distribution protein PAC1, with protein sequence MSSLLSERQKDELHKSMLSYLHQAGLHESYEALKKETDNEDFQVDDPKARWVGLLEKKWTSVIRLQKKIMDLETRNASLLAELSSPHRASSSSSSTSTPFIPRAPARHTLTSHRAPITKVSFHPTWTVLASASEDSTVKIWDWESGEMERTLKGHTKSVGDVDFDAKGGLMVTCSSDLTIKVWDTSNEYTNVKTLHGHDHSVSSVRFTPDGEKLVSASRDKTIKVWEVASGYCVKTFTGHSEWVRGVVPSDDGKWLVSCSNDQTSRIWDFATGETKIELRGHEHVLECAIFAPVNCYPAIRELAGLGNPPAGDSRAKSPGAFVVTGSRDKTIKLWDAISGQCLRSFVGHDNWIRALVFHPSGKYLLSASDDKTIKIWDLANGRCTKTIDAHGHFVTSMSWGRALIGGNQNNEVVVNGDAAGGKKKDEENSGPRRINVLATGSVDQTVKIWTP